The Flavobacterium marginilacus genome window below encodes:
- a CDS encoding DUF2892 domain-containing protein: MFNKIIKLILAGLLVAAGVYEIIDDSVGNGIFLILLTAIPIFLYFKNEFILLAFLKLRKQDFEGAKKWLAYIKNPETALVRKQQGYFNYLHGIMLSQTNINQAEKHFKKAIELGLSMDMDLAVAKLNLAGVAMSRRRKLEATALLNEAKKLDKQNMLKEQIAMMKEQMKKI; encoded by the coding sequence GTTTAATAAAATTATAAAACTTATACTAGCCGGACTTCTTGTAGCCGCTGGTGTTTACGAAATTATCGATGACTCTGTTGGAAACGGAATCTTCCTTATATTATTGACTGCAATTCCAATTTTTCTTTACTTTAAAAACGAATTTATACTGCTTGCGTTCTTAAAACTAAGAAAACAAGACTTTGAAGGAGCAAAAAAATGGTTAGCCTACATCAAAAATCCAGAAACTGCCTTAGTCAGAAAACAGCAGGGATATTTCAACTATTTACATGGAATTATGCTTTCTCAGACTAACATCAATCAAGCTGAAAAACATTTCAAAAAAGCAATCGAACTTGGTTTATCTATGGATATGGATTTAGCAGTTGCTAAATTAAACCTTGCCGGCGTTGCAATGTCCCGCAGAAGAAAACTTGAAGCTACCGCTCTATTAAATGAAGCAAAAAAGCTGGACAAACAAAACATGCTTAAAGAGCAGATTGCAATGATGAAAGAGCAGATGAAAAAAATATAA
- a CDS encoding alpha/beta hydrolase — MSKVPVYFMPGLAASTAIFERIKLPELEFEMFFLEWEIPLERETLQDYAKRMTEKIKHENPVLIGVSFGGILVQEMARFIPVRKVVIISSVKSNLEFPKRMVLAKSTKAYKLIPLNLVQNIDSLTKFSFGKKVNERLKLYEKFLSVRDKRYLDWAIEQVILWERTECNPDVVHIHGDADTVFPIKNIKGCTVVKGGTHAMIIAKYRWLNANLPRIILGR, encoded by the coding sequence ATGAGTAAAGTTCCAGTTTATTTTATGCCGGGTTTAGCAGCCAGTACTGCTATTTTTGAAAGGATAAAGCTTCCTGAGTTAGAATTTGAGATGTTTTTTCTGGAATGGGAAATTCCATTAGAGCGGGAAACTTTGCAGGATTATGCCAAGAGAATGACAGAGAAGATAAAACATGAAAATCCAGTTTTGATAGGAGTTTCTTTTGGAGGTATTTTGGTTCAGGAAATGGCTCGTTTTATTCCGGTGCGGAAAGTTGTAATTATTTCGAGTGTAAAAAGCAATCTTGAATTTCCTAAAAGAATGGTTTTGGCCAAAAGTACAAAGGCTTATAAACTGATTCCTTTGAATCTGGTTCAAAATATTGATAGTCTTACTAAATTTTCATTTGGAAAAAAAGTAAATGAAAGACTCAAATTATATGAAAAGTTTCTGTCAGTAAGGGATAAGCGGTATCTGGACTGGGCAATCGAGCAGGTGATTTTATGGGAGAGGACAGAATGTAATCCTGATGTGGTTCATATTCATGGAGATGCCGATACTGTTTTTCCGATTAAAAATATTAAAGGCTGTACAGTGGTAAAAGGCGGGACGCATGCTATGATTATTGCTAAATACAGATGGCTTAATGCAAATCTGCCCCGGATTATTTTAGGGCGGTGA
- a CDS encoding GNAT family N-acetyltransferase: protein MEALTKIEIKDNTFARQFETKTKTGIIAVEYSFQEKKIFLTKINTPENHNDEEFISHFLKNIMESAIEKKLKVVPIHPKIVAFFKKNPIYKELLPPGIRI from the coding sequence ATGGAAGCTCTTACAAAAATAGAAATTAAAGACAATACTTTTGCCCGACAATTTGAAACAAAAACAAAAACCGGCATAATAGCCGTAGAATATTCTTTTCAGGAGAAAAAAATATTTTTAACCAAAATTAATACTCCGGAAAACCATAATGATGAAGAATTTATTTCTCACTTTCTAAAAAACATAATGGAATCTGCCATTGAGAAAAAGCTAAAAGTTGTTCCAATTCATCCAAAAATTGTCGCTTTCTTTAAAAAAAATCCAATTTACAAAGAGCTGCTTCCTCCTGGAATACGCATATAA
- a CDS encoding TlpA family protein disulfide reductase yields MYKTLLTLLFFFSLHFSYSQDTIVYFTDAIKENINPYKKASNKAYESNDIAEGKKLFDSLVKTKLIGTKFDDFNLKVYKEKNVKINRISKPIFIITYASWCVIPKGEIPALNILAKEHRRDLQFIVVFWDKKNDIKNIANKFNDYIKVCYANEYYARDSHIISTVKHTLGFPTSIFIDENKNVVNIKHFENIIKLKTPIKEAIITSYNYFSKDINENLVKSAPKNKSFTTN; encoded by the coding sequence ATGTACAAGACTTTACTTACTTTACTGTTTTTTTTCAGCCTGCATTTCTCATACAGTCAAGATACAATTGTGTATTTCACTGACGCTATAAAAGAGAACATCAATCCTTATAAAAAGGCTTCAAACAAAGCATACGAAAGCAACGATATAGCGGAAGGCAAAAAACTTTTTGATTCATTAGTAAAAACAAAACTAATCGGAACAAAATTTGATGATTTTAATCTTAAAGTTTACAAAGAAAAAAACGTAAAAATCAATAGAATCAGTAAACCTATATTCATCATTACATACGCATCATGGTGTGTAATCCCAAAAGGTGAAATTCCAGCCCTAAACATCCTAGCAAAAGAACACCGCAGAGACCTGCAGTTCATTGTCGTTTTTTGGGACAAAAAAAATGATATAAAAAATATTGCCAATAAATTTAATGACTATATAAAAGTATGTTATGCAAATGAATATTACGCCAGAGATTCACATATAATCTCTACAGTTAAACATACTTTAGGTTTTCCCACCTCAATATTTATTGATGAGAATAAAAACGTAGTCAACATTAAACATTTTGAAAATATAATCAAATTAAAAACACCTATAAAAGAAGCGATTATTACCAGCTATAATTACTTCAGCAAAGACATTAACGAAAACCTTGTTAAGTCAGCACCTAAAAACAAAAGCTTTACGACAAATTAA
- a CDS encoding GlmU family protein: MNYILFDGPARNALLPFTFTRPVADILVGIMTIRQKWEAYLRTTTTTVTEEYLSEKFPMVELEENVMINASFLPNTILAEMVSNLGPNQAIFKGDDVIAFYADDQQEVDFDTYEILEYNEDCITIENTWEIFSKNDLAIREDFEFLTEDRKSQPIPSSVNAIAPENIFIEEGAKLEFVTLNASTGPIYIGKNTEIMEGTIIRGPFALCENAQVKMGAKVYGATTVGPYSRIGGEVKNAVLFAYSNKGHDGFLGDSVLGEWCNIGADSNNSNLKNNYEEVKLWSYETESFAKTGLQFCGLMMGDHSKCGINTMFNTGTVVGVSANIFGSGFPRNFVPSFSWGGAAGFTTYVTKKAFETARLVMSRRNVGFDEKEAAILEHIFEESKKWRKE; this comes from the coding sequence ATGAACTATATACTTTTTGACGGCCCTGCTCGAAATGCTTTGTTGCCCTTTACTTTTACACGCCCTGTCGCCGATATTTTGGTTGGTATTATGACAATCCGTCAAAAATGGGAAGCATATTTAAGAACTACAACTACAACGGTTACAGAGGAATATTTGTCAGAGAAGTTCCCAATGGTTGAGCTGGAGGAAAATGTAATGATTAATGCTTCTTTTCTGCCCAATACTATTTTAGCAGAAATGGTTAGTAATCTTGGACCTAATCAGGCCATTTTCAAAGGGGATGATGTTATTGCTTTTTATGCAGACGATCAGCAGGAAGTAGATTTTGATACTTATGAGATTCTGGAATATAATGAAGACTGCATAACTATTGAGAATACTTGGGAGATTTTTTCTAAAAATGATTTGGCTATCCGTGAAGATTTTGAGTTTTTGACAGAAGACAGGAAATCTCAGCCCATTCCTTCAAGCGTAAACGCTATTGCACCTGAAAATATTTTCATAGAAGAGGGAGCTAAATTGGAATTTGTAACCTTGAATGCTTCGACTGGTCCTATATATATAGGTAAGAATACTGAAATTATGGAAGGTACTATCATTCGCGGGCCATTCGCTTTATGTGAAAACGCTCAGGTAAAAATGGGAGCCAAAGTATACGGAGCTACTACAGTCGGTCCTTATTCCCGAATTGGAGGCGAGGTAAAAAATGCTGTTCTTTTTGCTTATTCTAATAAAGGGCATGATGGTTTTCTTGGGGATTCTGTGCTGGGAGAATGGTGTAATATCGGGGCAGACAGTAATAATTCTAATTTGAAAAACAACTATGAAGAAGTGAAGTTGTGGAGCTATGAAACCGAAAGTTTTGCTAAAACAGGTCTTCAGTTCTGCGGATTGATGATGGGGGATCACAGTAAATGCGGTATCAATACAATGTTCAATACAGGAACCGTGGTAGGGGTGAGCGCTAATATTTTTGGAAGCGGTTTTCCACGCAATTTTGTTCCAAGTTTTTCTTGGGGCGGTGCAGCGGGATTTACTACTTATGTTACCAAAAAAGCTTTTGAAACCGCAAGATTAGTAATGAGCCGTAGAAATGTGGGTTTTGATGAAAAAGAAGCTGCAATCTTAGAACATATTTTTGAAGAGTCAAAAAAATGGAGGAAAGAATAA
- a CDS encoding ABC-F family ATP-binding cassette domain-containing protein: MITINDISVQFGGTTLFSDVSFAINENDKIALMGKNGAGKSTLLKIIAGEGKPSTGSVSVPKEAVVAYLPQHLLTKDGATVMEEASKAFGEIFKMKAEIDEINEQLTVRTDYESDAYMKLIERVSDLSEKFYAIEEVNYEAEVEKILIGLGFEREDFTRQTSEFSGGWRMRIELAKILLKKPDLILLDEPTNHMDIESIQWLEDFLINSAKAVVVISHDRAFVDNITNRTIEVTMGRIYDYKAKYTHYLELRKDRRIHQQKAYDEQQKMIADNRAFIDRFKGTFSKTDAVQSRVKMLEKLVIVQVDEVDTSALRLKFPPAARSGQYPVIVKEMSKSYGDHVVFKDANIVIERGQKVAFVGKNGEGKSTMIKAIMKEFAPDSGSVEIGHNSQIGYFAQNQAALLDENATIFETIDDIAVGDVRTQIKNILGAFMFHGDDITKKVKVLSGGEKTRLAMIKLLLEPVNLLILDEPSNHLDMKTKDIIKDALRDFDGTLILVSHDRDFLDGLATKVFEFGNKRVVEHFEDITGFLAHKKMDSMKEIEK, translated from the coding sequence ATGATTACAATTAACGATATTTCGGTTCAATTTGGAGGAACGACACTTTTTAGTGATGTTTCTTTTGCAATAAATGAAAATGACAAGATTGCTCTTATGGGTAAGAATGGTGCTGGTAAATCAACACTTTTGAAAATTATTGCTGGGGAAGGAAAACCATCTACGGGAAGCGTTTCTGTTCCGAAAGAAGCTGTTGTTGCTTATCTGCCTCAGCATTTATTGACTAAAGATGGGGCTACAGTGATGGAGGAAGCGTCAAAAGCGTTTGGCGAAATCTTTAAAATGAAAGCTGAAATCGATGAAATCAATGAACAATTGACTGTTCGTACTGATTATGAAAGTGATGCGTACATGAAATTAATCGAAAGAGTTTCGGACTTAAGCGAGAAATTTTATGCAATTGAAGAAGTAAATTATGAAGCTGAAGTAGAGAAAATTTTAATAGGGCTTGGTTTTGAAAGAGAAGATTTTACACGTCAGACTTCTGAATTTTCAGGAGGCTGGAGAATGAGAATCGAATTGGCTAAAATTCTTTTGAAAAAACCAGATTTAATTTTACTGGATGAGCCTACAAACCACATGGATATCGAGAGTATTCAATGGCTGGAGGATTTCCTGATTAATTCTGCGAAAGCGGTTGTGGTAATTTCACACGACAGGGCTTTTGTCGATAATATTACCAATCGTACTATTGAAGTGACAATGGGACGTATTTATGATTATAAAGCAAAATATACTCATTATTTAGAGTTAAGAAAAGACCGTCGTATTCACCAGCAGAAAGCGTATGATGAGCAGCAGAAAATGATTGCTGATAACAGAGCTTTTATTGACAGATTTAAGGGTACATTTTCTAAAACAGATGCCGTTCAATCACGTGTAAAAATGCTGGAAAAATTAGTTATTGTTCAGGTTGATGAGGTTGATACTTCAGCTTTACGGTTGAAATTCCCGCCCGCAGCACGTTCTGGACAATATCCTGTTATTGTAAAAGAAATGTCGAAATCGTATGGCGATCATGTGGTTTTCAAAGATGCCAACATTGTAATTGAAAGAGGCCAGAAGGTGGCTTTTGTTGGTAAAAACGGAGAAGGAAAATCAACAATGATCAAAGCTATCATGAAGGAATTTGCTCCTGACAGCGGTTCTGTAGAAATTGGTCATAACTCTCAAATAGGCTATTTTGCACAAAATCAAGCGGCTTTATTGGATGAAAACGCTACTATTTTTGAGACTATAGATGATATTGCTGTTGGGGATGTTAGAACACAGATAAAAAACATCCTTGGAGCTTTCATGTTCCATGGAGATGATATAACTAAGAAAGTTAAGGTGCTTTCAGGAGGAGAAAAAACACGTTTGGCAATGATTAAATTATTGCTTGAGCCAGTGAATCTGCTGATTCTCGATGAGCCTTCGAATCACCTGGATATGAAAACTAAAGATATTATTAAGGATGCCTTGCGTGATTTTGACGGAACTTTGATTTTAGTTTCTCATGATCGTGATTTCCTTGATGGACTGGCTACAAAAGTTTTTGAATTTGGAAACAAACGTGTTGTAGAACATTTCGAAGATATTACTGGTTTCTTGGCGCACAAGAAAATGGACAGCATGAAAGAAATTGAAAAATAA